From Companilactobacillus heilongjiangensis, one genomic window encodes:
- a CDS encoding MBG domain-containing protein produces the protein MRQKVSSYEEKKRFILYKGHTGWKIKTRIFGSLLVTFSAFAFAESAGTVNVHAAITNTAQNTSLTNSSKSDSAPTITKTENSGTGESSGSTGENTTPVTPAQKVQGTKLADDTGKETTTVKSTQQGAAGNDIAKEQTGAVNGGNIPTDGKTGDSATLTGVSKAGLLRQAAVVPDASATPDVKSQATDATTEPTTDTAKTYPVLSLDPNTSTDIGVSKNESSNVVTLTADQIKDHFTATVENKDGNDNDFDKTANTSSETIGDDGSINLTSNDPHKVYGADDPVTGHQVAHVSFEHEIDFSHNFSMSGSLGIGSNSSDGADSVGFIFAPGDPSTATQGGSGGQLGLGGLQNAFGFVYDQYYNSNYNDPSRNPYFGWRTTNSNGDLQSVQGYQGTTDWDLASDPNLGLGSSRNVDFVMNYDQNSQKLSVTIGGNTFTKNITNTSDGYSISVAASTGGQRNDYSAKIKNFEYTPKSINLNVNLFDSNKADVNPSLANTSVKAVATIGDTISVFSTQEAANRAVKDDKLDPNLIAIIPQDASGNPYVIDKSQIVSDANGQAHYIGNDKYQDKDIADNTYYTYTVTDSSDQTMKIPVRRAFVANVTPIDKSTQQPITGLKPVQVVAVEGQKTLIQIPGYTATSVILAAPKDNEKQANDILQVDLTADSGTDSTTTEGTAIPIGHYYTATGTTVDGQIVSASNASAGTNQSITDALNQQPLIDEKGAAVVSNNKTVVTTGTDPDYRWSDVGNATGTDSTDPKNPQTETASLLVPTKSTLASWNDQAKANQAKADSYNTQAKSLYNTFIAYAGLSTDQKASAQTFLDSITKIYTDLSADNKLAQAAFAAGQTDKEDQTIYQDGQTGYKNLKAVMDLLTPFKNNLTELKGVNSDAKDSLATFNSWNVDYGLDTGYPTVEFSPGFGATVSDEQKAGFDKADYFTYYASTDPVNPLAEKPKDAGRYILKLTDSGRDYLKSLSPDNKYAGLYVSPTLTINPIHVTENTNGATYTYGDDTLPEFSSSFDNDKDQLNQDDYQIVDTDNNQVNRSELKHDGTYHITYTSSGLKKLSNASNYIFDGINTTPGVLTVNQREITVKAGVDGKPYGTPDSKLSLDRVTVGSLANGDTLGDLGVVLKRAVGENVGTYDISEDSAKSKLNDNYNIKVDGNTFSIGQDPVNLAVKGSTEITYGETPQFNIEDVLGKVTLDTSDLSLSDFEVDGGSVDLTKLDAKSAGYTIKLTQAGLDKLTKDNPNYNPATDVVTANLIVDKRPITVQAKPVEKTYGTVDPTLTLDKVSVGSLADGDNLGDLGVALKRSDDQNQNVGTYDISEDSAKSKLNNNYDIKVTGAKFTIKKADVTLSVTGSTKITYGETPQFDIKDASGKVTLNTSDLKLSDFEVVGGPLDLTKLDANETGYTIDLTKVGLDKLLAANPNYNSVTDVVTVNLIVDKRDITVQSKAVKKTYGTDDPAFTIDKVTSGSLANGDALGDLGVALKRSDDQNQNVGTYKISEDEDKSKLNSNYNITVTDADFVIDQAPVELAVKGSTEITYGETPQFDIRDVSGKVTLNTSNLKLSDFEAVGGPTDLTKLDANAGGYTIDLTKAGLAKLLAANPNYSQAKKTVTDNTTANVTANLIVDKRDITVQAKAVKKTYGTDDPTFTLDKVTVGSLADGDKLSDLGVALTRSDDQNPNVGTYIISEDKDKSKLNSNYNITVKVANFVINSADITLDVKGSTEITYGEKPQFNIEDAAGKVTLNTSDLTLDDFEVVGGPLDLTKLDANETGYTIDLTKVGLDKLLAANPNYSQAKKTVTDNTTANVTANLIVDKRDITVQAKAVKKTYGTDDPTLTLDKVTVGSLADGDNLGDLGVALKRSDDQNQNVGTYDISEDSAKSKLNNNYDIKVTDAKFTIKQADVTLSVTGSTKITYGETPQFDIKDASGKVTLNTSDLKLSDFESVGGPTDLTKLDANADGYTIDLTKAGLAKLLATNPNYNPATDVVTANLIVDKRPITVQANPVEKTYGTVDPTLTLDKVSVGSLADGDNLGDLGVALKRSDDQNQNVGTYDISEDSAKSKLNNNYDIKVTGAKFTIKQADVTLGVTGSTEITYGEKPQFDIKDTSGKVTLNTSDLTLGDFEVVGGPTDFTKLDANETGYTIDLTKAGLAKLLAANPNYSQAKKTVTDNTTANVTANLIVNKRDITVQAKAVNKTYGTDDPTLTLDKVTSGSLANDDKLGDLGVALKRSDDQNPNVGTYIISEDKDKSKLNSNYNITVKVANFVINSADITLDVKGSANIKYGETPQFNIEDDAGKVALDTSGLTLSDFEANGKTVDFTKLDVNTDGYTIDLTQVGLAKLLVANPTLKSDYNITAAGTNLVISHDPVNMAVKGSTKITYGETPQFDIKDASGKVTLNTSDLTLGDFESVGGPTDLTKLDANADGYTIDLTKAGLAKLLAANPNYSQKDEIGTIKLIVDQKHVNADDIKISGSTTTFGTKPEIQFENNPNLKTSIPQKDYEIINEKGEEVKPEDLQAGNYTIKLNDDGKTDLANLNTNYSIDTPDVGYLTVKPLAVDTKMGPSRGSINVYGQPLNINVTPYQKIPGFTNNLDTHDYEIIPDGAKNSVSSDDLQAGVKYNVKISPEGIKKLQEENPNYTFNPDDIVDTFTLNRAEITIEINSQTKYTTDANPKNSYTTDDKLKDGDSLGLVYDEPNNPDVGTYYITAVSTNKNYNVTIKPGKLTVLGKTTDKDGNTTTTQKDSAGKVVKVTKEWNDGTQTVYNYDPTTGTKIISESLDGKPVVQRIIDAVPEKIDLPDGNGAITVVNVDNSDTPEIIHYGIDPDKDGVNSADEIMKYGTDPLKSDTDGDGISDGDEIKNGTDPLVYNSRGGSTPVIGNGTIVKKNQNIATTTNTVNLYNNEGKLLDSHDLGIDTCWFSDEEYTIGGIMYYRVATDEFAKASDVYVYIEPEPILVRVYNNLYGNLVDYQGTKISRELSPSSEWKADRIALINGQQYYRVATNEFVPVGEVYKYSNVNTEVTTKSETSVYNERGEKLNIALPANGTYKADKVVLMNGVKFYRVATNQFVPAALVRDYAEVDLTVTTNANTPMYDQQGNLLRAYLPNNASYKVDRISFINGAQYYRVATNMYIKVRNANFGL, from the coding sequence ATGAGGCAAAAAGTATCTAGTTACGAGGAAAAGAAACGATTTATTTTATACAAAGGACACACGGGATGGAAAATTAAGACACGAATTTTTGGTAGTTTGTTAGTCACTTTTTCAGCTTTTGCTTTTGCGGAGAGTGCCGGAACAGTTAATGTTCATGCTGCAATTACTAATACAGCTCAGAATACGAGTTTAACGAATTCATCAAAGAGTGATTCTGCACCAACAATTACTAAAACTGAAAATTCCGGTACTGGCGAATCATCGGGTAGTACTGGAGAAAATACGACACCGGTAACCCCAGCTCAAAAGGTGCAAGGTACTAAACTAGCTGATGATACTGGAAAAGAAACTACAACAGTGAAATCAACGCAACAAGGTGCAGCTGGGAATGATATTGCAAAAGAGCAAACTGGAGCTGTTAATGGAGGGAACATTCCTACAGATGGGAAAACAGGTGATTCAGCTACTTTGACAGGCGTCTCAAAAGCAGGATTGTTACGTCAGGCAGCAGTAGTACCTGATGCTTCAGCTACACCAGATGTCAAAAGCCAAGCAACTGATGCTACGACGGAGCCAACAACTGATACAGCTAAAACTTATCCAGTATTGTCTTTAGATCCAAATACCTCAACTGACATTGGCGTTTCTAAAAATGAATCTAGCAATGTGGTGACGTTAACCGCTGATCAAATTAAAGATCACTTTACAGCTACAGTTGAAAATAAAGATGGAAACGATAATGATTTTGATAAGACTGCTAATACGAGTTCTGAAACAATCGGCGACGATGGTTCAATTAATCTAACCTCTAATGATCCACATAAGGTATATGGGGCTGATGATCCAGTAACTGGTCATCAAGTGGCACATGTTTCTTTTGAACATGAAATTGATTTCAGCCATAATTTTAGTATGTCTGGATCTCTAGGAATTGGGAGTAATAGTAGTGATGGGGCTGATAGTGTTGGTTTCATTTTTGCACCAGGTGATCCTAGTACCGCTACCCAAGGTGGTTCAGGTGGTCAATTAGGATTAGGCGGTTTACAGAATGCTTTTGGTTTTGTTTATGATCAGTATTACAACAGTAACTACAACGATCCAAGTAGGAATCCTTATTTTGGTTGGAGAACAACTAACAGTAATGGTGACTTGCAATCAGTTCAAGGTTATCAAGGTACCACTGATTGGGATCTGGCTAGTGACCCTAACTTGGGCTTAGGGAGTAGTCGTAATGTTGATTTCGTAATGAACTATGATCAGAATTCTCAAAAGTTAAGTGTAACAATTGGTGGTAATACCTTTACAAAAAATATAACTAATACTTCAGATGGTTATTCTATTTCAGTTGCCGCTTCAACTGGAGGTCAGCGTAATGATTATTCAGCTAAAATAAAGAATTTTGAATATACCCCAAAGTCAATTAATTTAAACGTTAACTTGTTTGATAGTAACAAAGCGGATGTTAATCCATCATTAGCTAATACCTCTGTTAAGGCGGTTGCTACCATTGGTGATACTATTTCCGTCTTCTCAACACAGGAGGCAGCAAATCGTGCCGTTAAGGACGATAAATTGGACCCTAATTTAATTGCTATTATTCCGCAAGATGCCAGTGGAAATCCGTATGTAATTGATAAATCACAAATTGTTTCTGATGCAAATGGCCAAGCACACTACATTGGTAACGACAAGTATCAGGATAAAGATATTGCAGATAATACTTACTACACTTATACCGTTACTGATAGCAGTGATCAAACAATGAAGATTCCAGTTAGACGGGCCTTTGTAGCTAATGTGACACCTATCGACAAGAGTACACAACAACCAATTACTGGATTGAAACCAGTTCAAGTTGTGGCAGTTGAAGGCCAAAAAACGTTAATACAAATTCCTGGTTATACAGCAACTTCCGTTATATTAGCTGCTCCAAAAGATAATGAAAAACAAGCAAACGATATCTTACAGGTTGATTTAACAGCAGATTCTGGAACTGATTCAACCACGACTGAGGGAACGGCTATTCCTATTGGACACTATTACACAGCCACTGGTACCACTGTCGATGGTCAAATCGTATCTGCTTCTAATGCGTCTGCTGGTACGAATCAATCGATTACTGATGCTTTGAACCAACAGCCATTAATAGATGAGAAAGGTGCAGCAGTTGTAAGTAATAATAAAACTGTGGTTACTACTGGAACTGATCCTGATTATCGTTGGTCCGATGTCGGGAATGCCACTGGTACTGACTCCACAGACCCTAAGAATCCACAAACGGAGACGGCTAGTTTATTAGTACCAACCAAATCAACTTTGGCTAGTTGGAACGATCAGGCTAAAGCAAACCAAGCTAAGGCCGATAGTTATAATACTCAAGCGAAAAGCTTGTACAATACATTCATTGCTTATGCTGGTTTGAGTACAGATCAAAAAGCAAGTGCACAGACATTCTTGGATTCAATCACAAAAATCTATACTGACTTATCTGCCGACAATAAGCTTGCACAGGCTGCATTTGCTGCTGGTCAAACAGATAAAGAGGATCAAACAATTTATCAGGATGGACAAACAGGTTACAAAAATTTAAAGGCAGTTATGGATCTACTAACACCATTTAAAAACAATTTGACTGAATTGAAGGGAGTTAATAGTGATGCAAAGGATAGCTTAGCTACCTTCAATTCTTGGAATGTTGACTATGGCCTAGATACCGGTTATCCAACTGTTGAGTTTAGTCCTGGTTTTGGAGCAACCGTTTCTGATGAACAAAAAGCAGGCTTTGATAAGGCAGATTATTTTACCTATTATGCTTCAACAGACCCTGTAAACCCTCTTGCTGAAAAGCCTAAAGATGCTGGTAGATATATTCTTAAGCTAACCGATTCTGGTAGAGATTATCTTAAGAGTCTGAGTCCAGATAACAAATACGCTGGACTTTATGTTTCACCTACTTTAACGATTAATCCAATTCATGTGACTGAAAATACAAATGGTGCTACGTATACTTATGGTGATGATACGTTGCCAGAATTTAGTAGTAGTTTTGACAACGATAAGGACCAATTGAACCAAGATGATTATCAAATTGTTGATACTGATAATAATCAGGTTAACCGCAGTGAATTGAAACATGATGGTACTTATCATATTACTTATACTAGTTCTGGTTTGAAAAAACTCTCTAATGCAAGCAATTATATTTTTGATGGTATTAATACTACACCTGGGGTTTTAACTGTTAATCAAAGAGAGATTACCGTTAAAGCAGGAGTTGATGGTAAACCATATGGTACGCCTGATTCAAAGCTTTCATTAGATAGAGTAACTGTAGGTAGTTTAGCAAATGGCGATACGTTAGGTGATTTGGGAGTGGTTTTGAAGAGGGCTGTTGGTGAAAATGTTGGTACTTATGATATCTCGGAAGATTCAGCTAAATCAAAATTAAATGATAATTATAATATTAAAGTAGACGGTAATACATTCTCAATTGGTCAGGATCCTGTAAACTTGGCTGTTAAAGGCAGTACGGAGATCACATATGGTGAAACACCACAATTTAATATTGAAGATGTTTTAGGCAAGGTAACTTTGGATACGTCTGACTTATCATTAAGTGATTTTGAAGTTGATGGTGGATCTGTAGATTTGACTAAACTGGATGCAAAATCGGCAGGATATACAATCAAATTGACTCAGGCAGGTCTGGATAAGTTGACTAAAGATAATCCGAATTACAATCCAGCAACTGATGTTGTGACTGCTAATTTAATTGTTGATAAAAGGCCTATTACTGTTCAAGCAAAACCTGTTGAGAAAACATATGGTACAGTTGATCCTACTTTAACATTGGATAAAGTAAGCGTAGGTAGTTTAGCTGATGGTGATAATTTAGGTGACTTGGGAGTGGCTTTAAAGAGAAGCGATGATCAAAATCAAAATGTTGGTACTTATGATATCTCGGAAGATTCAGCTAAATCAAAATTAAATAATAATTATGATATTAAGGTAACAGGTGCCAAGTTCACAATTAAAAAGGCTGATGTAACATTAAGTGTTACTGGTAGTACGAAGATCACATATGGTGAAACACCACAGTTTGATATTAAGGATGCTTCAGGTAAAGTTACTTTGAATACATCTGATTTAAAATTGAGTGATTTTGAGGTTGTTGGTGGACCATTAGATTTGACTAAATTAGATGCCAATGAGACTGGATATACGATAGATTTGACTAAAGTAGGTTTGGATAAGTTGTTGGCAGCTAATCCGAATTACAATTCAGTAACTGATGTTGTGACTGTTAATTTAATTGTTGATAAAAGAGACATTACTGTTCAATCAAAGGCTGTTAAAAAAACATATGGAACAGATGATCCCGCCTTTACAATAGATAAAGTTACTTCCGGAAGTTTAGCTAATGGCGATGCGTTAGGTGATTTGGGAGTGGCTTTAAAGAGAAGCGATGATCAAAATCAAAACGTTGGTACATATAAAATCTCCGAGGATGAAGATAAATCTAAACTAAATAGTAATTATAATATTACGGTAACAGATGCCGACTTTGTAATTGATCAAGCTCCTGTTGAGTTGGCTGTTAAAGGCAGTACGGAGATTACATATGGTGAAACACCACAGTTTGATATTAGGGATGTTTCAGGTAAAGTTACTTTAAATACATCTAATTTAAAATTGAGTGATTTTGAGGCTGTTGGTGGACCAACAGACTTGACTAAATTAGATGCCAATGCGGGTGGATATACGATTGATTTGACTAAAGCAGGTTTGGCTAAGTTGTTGGCAGCTAATCCAAATTATTCTCAAGCAAAGAAAACTGTGACCGACAACACAACAGCCAACGTGACTGCTAATTTAATTGTTGATAAAAGAGATATTACTGTTCAAGCAAAGGCTGTTAAGAAAACATATGGGACAGATGATCCTACTTTTACATTAGATAAAGTAACTGTAGGTAGTTTAGCCGATGGTGATAAGTTAAGTGATTTGGGAGTAGCTTTAACGAGAAGCGATGATCAAAATCCAAACGTTGGTACATATATCATCTCCGAGGATAAAGATAAATCTAAACTAAATAGTAATTATAATATTACGGTGAAAGTTGCCAACTTTGTAATTAATTCAGCTGACATAACATTGGATGTTAAAGGTAGTACGGAGATCACATACGGTGAAAAGCCACAGTTTAATATTGAAGATGCTGCAGGTAAAGTTACTTTAAATACATCTGATTTAACATTGGATGATTTTGAGGTTGTTGGTGGACCATTAGATTTGACTAAATTAGATGCCAATGAGACTGGATATACGATAGATTTGACTAAAGTAGGTTTGGATAAGTTGTTGGCAGCTAATCCAAATTACTCTCAAGCGAAGAAAACTGTGACCGACAACACAACAGCCAACGTGACTGCTAATTTAATTGTTGATAAAAGAGATATTACTGTTCAAGCAAAGGCTGTTAAGAAAACATATGGGACAGATGATCCAACTCTTACATTAGATAAAGTAACTGTAGGTAGTTTAGCTGATGGTGATAATTTAGGTGACTTGGGAGTGGCTTTAAAGAGAAGCGATGATCAAAATCAAAATGTTGGTACTTATGATATCTCGGAAGATTCAGCTAAATCAAAATTAAATAATAATTATGATATTAAGGTAACAGATGCCAAGTTCACAATTAAACAGGCTGATGTAACATTAAGTGTTACTGGTAGTACGAAGATCACATATGGTGAAACACCACAGTTTGATATTAAGGATGCTTCAGGTAAAGTTACTTTGAATACATCTGATTTAAAATTGAGTGATTTTGAATCTGTTGGTGGACCAACAGATTTGACTAAATTAGATGCCAATGCGGATGGATATACGATTGATTTAACTAAAGCAGGTTTGGCTAAGTTGTTGGCAACTAATCCGAATTACAATCCAGCAACTGATGTTGTGACTGCTAATTTAATTGTTGATAAAAGGCCTATTACTGTTCAAGCAAACCCTGTTGAGAAAACATATGGTACAGTTGATCCTACTTTAACATTGGATAAAGTAAGCGTAGGTAGTTTAGCTGATGGTGATAATTTAGGTGATTTGGGAGTGGCTTTAAAGAGAAGCGATGATCAAAATCAAAACGTTGGTACTTATGATATCTCGGAAGATTCAGCTAAATCAAAATTAAATAATAATTATGATATTAAGGTAACAGGTGCCAAGTTCACAATTAAACAGGCTGATGTAACATTAGGTGTTACTGGTAGTACGGAGATCACATATGGTGAAAAGCCACAATTTGATATTAAAGATACTTCAGGTAAAGTTACTTTAAATACATCTGATTTAACATTGGGCGATTTTGAGGTTGTTGGTGGACCAACAGATTTTACTAAATTAGATGCCAATGAGACTGGATATACGATAGATTTGACTAAAGCAGGTTTGGCTAAGTTGTTGGCAGCTAATCCAAATTACTCTCAAGCAAAGAAAACTGTGACCGACAACACAACGGCCAACGTGACTGCTAATTTAATTGTTAATAAAAGAGATATTACTGTTCAAGCAAAGGCTGTCAATAAAACATATGGGACAGATGATCCTACTCTTACATTAGACAAAGTAACTTCAGGTAGTTTAGCTAATGATGATAAGTTAGGTGACTTGGGAGTGGCTTTAAAGAGAAGCGATGATCAAAATCCAAACGTTGGTACATATATCATCTCCGAGGATAAAGATAAATCTAAACTAAATAGTAATTATAATATTACGGTGAAAGTTGCCAACTTTGTAATTAATTCAGCTGACATAACATTGGATGTTAAAGGCAGTGCAAATATTAAATATGGTGAAACACCACAATTTAATATCGAAGACGATGCGGGTAAAGTTGCTTTGGATACATCTGGCTTAACATTGAGTGACTTTGAGGCAAATGGTAAAACAGTAGATTTTACTAAACTAGATGTCAATACGGATGGATATACGATTGATTTAACCCAAGTAGGTTTGGCTAAGTTGCTGGTAGCTAATCCCACATTAAAGAGCGATTATAATATTACAGCAGCAGGTACCAATTTGGTAATTAGTCATGATCCTGTGAACATGGCTGTTAAAGGTAGTACAAAGATTACATATGGTGAAACACCACAGTTTGATATTAAGGATGCTTCAGGTAAAGTTACTTTAAATACATCTGATTTAACATTGGGTGATTTTGAGTCTGTTGGTGGACCAACAGACTTGACTAAATTAGATGCCAATGCGGATGGATATACGATTGATTTAACTAAAGCAGGTTTGGCTAAGCTGTTGGCGGCTAATCCAAATTACTCTCAAAAGGATGAAATCGGAACTATTAAATTAATTGTTGATCAAAAGCATGTCAATGCAGATGATATTAAGATAAGTGGTTCAACAACGACATTTGGAACAAAACCAGAAATCCAATTTGAAAATAATCCAAATTTAAAAACATCGATACCTCAAAAAGATTATGAAATCATTAATGAAAAGGGAGAAGAGGTTAAGCCAGAAGATTTACAAGCTGGTAATTATACAATCAAGTTAAATGATGACGGTAAAACAGATTTAGCCAATCTAAATACGAATTATTCAATCGATACACCAGATGTAGGGTACTTAACAGTTAAGCCACTTGCAGTGGATACAAAAATGGGACCATCAAGAGGTAGTATCAATGTTTACGGTCAACCTTTGAACATTAACGTAACTCCATATCAAAAAATTCCTGGGTTTACCAATAATTTAGATACTCATGACTATGAAATAATTCCGGATGGTGCAAAAAATTCTGTTTCATCAGATGACTTACAAGCTGGAGTTAAGTATAATGTTAAAATTTCTCCTGAAGGTATCAAAAAGTTACAAGAAGAGAATCCTAATTATACTTTTAATCCTGATGATATCGTTGATACATTCACTCTGAATCGGGCAGAAATCACAATTGAAATAAATTCACAAACTAAATATACAACGGATGCAAATCCAAAAAATTCTTATACTACTGATGATAAGCTGAAGGATGGAGATTCGTTAGGTTTGGTTTATGATGAACCTAATAATCCAGATGTAGGAACTTATTATATTACAGCCGTAAGTACTAATAAGAATTACAATGTGACAATTAAACCAGGTAAACTTACAGTTCTAGGAAAAACCACTGATAAAGATGGTAACACTACAACGACTCAAAAGGATTCTGCTGGAAAGGTAGTTAAAGTTACCAAAGAATGGAACGATGGTACGCAGACAGTTTATAACTATGATCCAACAACGGGCACTAAGATAATCAGTGAATCATTAGACGGCAAACCAGTAGTTCAAAGAATAATTGATGCAGTTCCAGAAAAGATTGATTTACCAGATGGTAATGGTGCTATCACAGTAGTAAATGTTGATAATTCTGATACGCCAGAAATTATTCACTATGGTATCGATCCTGATAAAGATGGAGTTAATAGTGCTGATGAAATAATGAAATACGGTACTGATCCATTGAAATCTGATACTGACGGTGATGGAATTAGTGATGGTGATGAGATAAAGAATGGTACTGATCCATTAGTTTATAATTCTCGTGGTGGTAGCACTCCAGTAATTGGAAATGGAACTATCGTTAAGAAGAATCAAAATATTGCGACAACAACAAACACTGTAAATCTTTATAATAATGAAGGTAAATTGTTGGATAGTCATGATCTAGGTATCGACACATGTTGGTTTAGCGATGAAGAATACACAATCGGTGGCATCATGTACTATCGCGTTGCAACTGATGAATTCGCTAAAGCTAGTGATGTTTATGTTTATATCGAACCAGAACCAATTCTAGTTCGTGTTTACAATAATCTCTATGGCAATTTAGTTGATTACCAAGGAACAAAAATCAGCCGTGAACTATCTCCAAGTTCAGAGTGGAAGGCCGACCGAATTGCTCTCATTAATGGACAGCAATATTATCGTGTTGCTACAAATGAATTTGTGCCAGTCGGTGAAGTTTATAAATATTCTAATGTTAATACTGAGGTAACAACTAAGTCTGAGACATCAGTTTATAATGAACGTGGTGAGAAGTTAAATATTGCGCTACCAGCTAATGGAACGTATAAAGCTGATAAAGTTGTCTTGATGAATGGTGTTAAGTTTTATCGAGTAGCAACTAATCAATTTGTTCCAGCAGCATTGGTACGTGATTATGCTGAGGTAGATTTAACAGTAACAACCAACGCAAATACTCCAATGTATGATCAACAAGGAAACTTATTAAGAGCATATCTTCCTAATAATGCATCTTATAAAGTTGATAGAATAAGCTTTATCAATGGCGCACAGTATTATCGTGTCGCGACTAATATGTATATTAAAGTGAGAAATGCTAATTTTGGTTTATAG
- a CDS encoding FAD-dependent oxidoreductase, which translates to MKVVVIGCTQAGMTAIRQISQDYPETEITVYERQNSISYLSCAAYLHLEGTVKTLSDALDIEPKDFLKQGIDLKLNHDVIHIDHQKHSLVIQDLVTKEIETSTYDKLIMTTGSLTAIPTISGVENSKVLLCKTFDQAQSLCVNTTEKHRIAIIGGGYAGVELTEGFAKSGHEVWLIHNKPYLLDKYVEPIISIEIESTLSAKGVHIIIGTHANAFLDSADGGLTITTTDNKKYQVDMAVVSAGVIPETSLLQGQVKMLENGAIVVDPYMHTSDPDILAAGDDAIVHFNPTDSEQYFPLASHAVREGMLAGINVFDRKVRSIGTQATMGMQIFDQTVAVTGMTLKDAKAKLFNVGSVIYEGPYRPTFMPDDFKVTVILVYDKNSRKILGAQLMSQHDVSQSANTVSGLIQNGGTIDQLAFLDMLFSPNFNNPFDYLNLAAQKAVKQENGYLRS; encoded by the coding sequence ATGAAAGTTGTCGTAATTGGATGCACGCAAGCCGGTATGACAGCGATTAGACAGATTTCACAAGATTATCCTGAAACCGAAATAACAGTCTATGAACGGCAAAACAGTATATCATACTTATCTTGTGCAGCCTATTTACATTTGGAAGGAACTGTCAAAACCTTATCAGATGCATTAGATATTGAACCTAAAGATTTTCTGAAACAAGGGATCGATTTGAAGTTAAATCATGACGTAATTCATATCGACCATCAGAAACATTCACTAGTTATTCAAGACTTGGTGACTAAAGAAATTGAAACTTCGACGTACGATAAATTGATTATGACAACTGGATCTTTAACAGCCATACCAACAATCAGTGGCGTTGAGAATTCGAAAGTTTTGTTATGTAAAACTTTTGATCAGGCACAAAGCTTATGTGTAAATACTACTGAAAAACACAGGATAGCAATCATTGGTGGTGGCTATGCCGGAGTCGAATTGACTGAAGGTTTTGCCAAGTCTGGGCACGAAGTTTGGTTGATTCATAATAAGCCTTATTTATTGGATAAATATGTCGAACCAATTATTTCAATAGAAATTGAATCGACCCTAAGTGCAAAAGGTGTTCATATAATTATAGGAACTCATGCCAATGCATTTTTAGATTCGGCTGATGGTGGATTAACGATAACTACCACTGATAATAAAAAATATCAGGTCGATATGGCAGTTGTGAGTGCTGGAGTAATTCCAGAAACTAGTCTTTTACAAGGTCAGGTTAAAATGTTGGAAAATGGTGCGATTGTAGTTGATCCATATATGCATACGTCTGATCCTGATATTTTGGCAGCCGGAGATGATGCAATCGTGCATTTCAATCCAACCGACTCAGAGCAGTATTTTCCGTTAGCGTCCCACGCAGTTCGTGAAGGGATGTTGGCTGGAATCAATGTGTTTGATCGAAAAGTTAGATCCATTGGAACTCAAGCAACAATGGGTATGCAAATTTTTGATCAGACAGTGGCGGTTACAGGGATGACCCTAAAAGATGCCAAAGCCAAATTATTTAATGTTGGCAGTGTTATTTATGAAGGACCGTATCGTCCGACATTTATGCCAGATGACTTTAAAGTAACGGTCATCCTAGTTTATGACAAGAATAGCCGAAAGATTTTGGGAGCTCAGTTAATGAGTCAACACGATGTTTCACAGTCAGCTAATACTGTTTCAGGTCTAATTCAAAATGGTGGAACGATAGATCAATTAGCATTTTTGGATATGCTATTTTCACCGAACTTTAATAATCCATTTGATTATCTAAATTTAGCCGCTCAAAAAGCAGTTAAACAGGAGAATGGATATTTGCGTTCGTAG